From Nicotiana tabacum cultivar K326 chromosome 22, ASM71507v2, whole genome shotgun sequence, one genomic window encodes:
- the LOC107813297 gene encoding rust resistance kinase Lr10-like — protein MALFFLLHLLLIIMVSFAMFGEGANDCKESRCNSDGPSIRFPFRLQHQPQHCGYPGFELSCTNNKTILSTLPNSLILIVEDIDYASQEIRLYYPRSCIVNLLHFNFSASPFLLKHEPFLCNFSIFSPSGISNGDFGSQNCSATSDSGLIALSDSENLEDYPTLLDYKKIEEISSVPCDLGYDQPFWMSWLNPKCGNCGGLGMDCGFKNYSNQLQGTQCFDKPTTKGGFKEPLIAGGVLGFLLLGIIMLALYEFYSSSKIERENQARVEKFLEDYRALRPTRYTYAEIKKITNMFHQQLGEGAYGVVYKGTLSNEIHVAVKVLNDSIGNGEEFINEVAAMGKIHHFNVVRLVGYCADGFRNALVYEYLPNQSLDKLIFPASSKDHITLNWKKLHDIAMGIAKGLEYLHQGCDQQILHFDIKPQNILLDHNLNPKIADFGLAKLCSKEKSGVTMTEARGTMGYIAPEVLSSNFGKASHKSDVYSFGMLLLEMVGGRKNFDAKANNSQVNFSEWIHQRVNEGEELKIRIEEDDDIIIVRKLAIIGVWCIQWNATDRPSIKIVTQMLEGDGSNLTIPPPFTARYTSHLGAGVIACPSREELSEISEQE, from the exons ATGGCCCTCTTTTTTCTCTTGCACTTACTTCTCATAATCATGGTATCCTTTGCTATGTTTGGTGAAGGAGCAAATGATTGCAAAGAGTCTAGGTGCAATAGTGATGGCCCTAGCATTCGTTTCCCCTTCAGGCTTCAACATCAGCCCCAACATTGTGGATATCCTGGCTTTGAGCTATCTTGTACCAACAATAAGACCATACTCAGTACCCTTCCCAATTCACTTATACTAATAGTTGAGGATATTGATTATGCGTCACAGGAGATTAGACTTTATTATCCGAGAAGTTGTATTGTGAACCTATTGCATTTTAACTTTTCAGCATCTCCTTTCCTCTTAAAGCACGAGCCTTTTCTTTGTAACTTTTCCATTTTTAGTCCTTCTGGTATCTCAAACGGTGACTTTGGCTCACAGAATTGCTCTGCCACCTCTGACTCTGGATTAATTGCTCTCAGCGATTCAGAGAATTTGGAAGACTATCCTACTCTTTTAGATTATAAAAAGATTGAGGAAATTTCATCTGTTCCCTGTGATCTAGGATACGATCAGCCCTTCTGGATGAGTTGGTTAAATCCAAAGTGTGGCAACTGTGGAGGTCTTGGAATGGATTGTGGTTTCAAGAACTATAGCAACCAACTGCAGGGAACTCAATGTTTCGACAAACCGACTACAAAAG GCGGATTTAAGGAACCACTGATTGCAG GTGGAGTATTAGGATTTCTTCTTTTGGGAATTATTATGTTGGCACTCTATGAGTTTTATAGCTCAAGCAAAATTGAAAGAGAGAATCAAGCTAGAGTTGAGAAGTTTCTGGAAGACTACAGAGCTCTCAGGCCCACTAGATATACTTATGCAGAGATTAAAAAGATAACAAATATGTTTCACCAACAATTGGGAGAGGGAGCTTACGGGGTTGTTTATAAAGGAACACTTTCTAATGAAATTCATGTTGCTGTAAAAGTTCTCAATGATTCCATAGGAAATGGGGAAGAATTTATTAATGAAGTTGCAGCAATGGGGAAAATCCACCACTTCAATGTGGTTCGCCTCGTTGGCTATTGCGCTGATGGATTCAGAAACGCTCTTGTGTATGAATATTTGCCAAATCAGTCGCTTGACAAACTCATTTTTCCAGCAAGTTCCAAAGATCACATTACCCTTAATTGGAAGAAGCTTCATGATATTGCTATGGGTATAGCTAAAGGACTGGAGTATCTTCATCAAGGATGTGACCAACAAATCCTTCATTTTGATATCAAACCCCAAAATATTCTGTTAGACCATAACTTGAACCCAAAGATTGCTGATTTTGGTCTTGCAAAGTTATGCTCTAAAGAGAAAAGTGGTGTAACCATGACTGAAGCTAGAGGAACCATGGGTTATATTGCACCAGAAGTATTATCCAGCAATTTTGGAAAAGCGTCTCATAAATCTGATGTCTATAGCTTTGGGATGCTGCTACTTGAAATGGTTGGAGGGAGGAAGAATTTTGACGCAAAGGCCAATAATAGCCAAGTGAACTTTTCTGAGTGGATTCATCAACGAGTGAATGAAGGAGAAGAGTTGAAAATCAGGATCGAGGAAGATGATGATATCATAATTGTAAGGAAATTAGCTATTATAGGAGTTTGGTGCATCCAATGGAATGCAACGGATCGACCTTCAATCAAAATTGTTACACAAATGCTAGAAGGAGATGGGAGCAATCTAACTATTCCTCCTCCCTTTACAGCAAGATATACCAGCCACCTAGGAGCTGGAGTGATTGCATGCCCTTCCAGGGAAGAGTTGAGTGAAATATCAGAACAAGAATGA